The Arachis hypogaea cultivar Tifrunner chromosome 16, arahy.Tifrunner.gnm2.J5K5, whole genome shotgun sequence genome contains a region encoding:
- the LOC112754536 gene encoding uncharacterized protein, translating into MSSSSSEEEKEQELQQHFTTRAVGGTEYSWCKAVPGGTGITVLGLLLSKPPHIPKLQTVLRNLQSNHPILRSTIHFDSNANSYHFRTPPTSNVQIQCLDLQSTSAILGCSSGDGDADFHLILEHELNLNKWRDPSGDGYGVLCVSVYAISERRWGVFLRLHTSGCDRAAAVTLLRELLVKVGCGGESIGEAEEKGMGMAIEDLIPVEKRNKPFWARGLDMLGYSLNSFRLGNLEFVDADSPRSSKVVRLQLDAHHTRQLVAECKSREIKLCGALAAAGMIAAWASKNLPSYQKEKYGVVTLIDCRSLLDPVLSSNHLGFYHSAILNTHDVCGETLWDLAKRSYMAFANAMNCNKHFSDMSDLNYLMCKAIENPGLTPSSSMRTALISVFEDPIIDESDDIHKEIGLEDYVGCASAHGVGPSIAIFDTIRNGKLDCACVYPSPLHSREQVQELVDHMKKILVDS; encoded by the exons ATGAGTAGTAGCAGcagtgaagaagaaaaagaacaagaactGCAACAGCACTTCACCACTCGTGCCGTTGGCGGCACCGAATACAGCTGGTGCAAGGCAGTTCCCGGCGGCACCGGAATAACCGTCCTCGGCCTCCTCCTCTCTAAACCGCCACACATTCCCAAACTCCAAACCGTACTCCGCAACCTCCAAAGTAACCATCCTATCCTTCGCTCAACAATCCACTTCGACTCCAACGCCAATTCCTACCACTTCCGAACTCCCCCAACCTCCAACGTTCAAATCCAGTGCCTCGATCTTCAATCCACCTCCGCAATCCTCGGCTGTAGTTCCGGCGACGGAGATGCTGACTTCCACCTGATTCTGGAGCACGAGCTGAACCTGAACAAGTGGCGCGATCCTAGTGGCGATGGCTACGGCGTACTGTGCGTGAGTGTGTACGCGATAAGCGAGAGGCGATGGGGAGTGTTTTTGCGGCTGCACACGTCGGGATGCGACCGTGCGGCGGCGGTGACTCTGCTGAGGGAGCTGCTGGTGAAGGTTGGATGCGGTGGAGAGAGTATCGGAGAGGCAGAGGAGAAGGGAATGGGAATGGCGATTGAGGATCTGATACCGGTAGAGAAGAGGAACAAGCCGTTTTGGGCGCGTGGTTTGGACATGCTTGGTTACTCACTGAACTCATTCAGGCTTGGGAATTTGGAATTCGTGGATGCGGACTCGCCTCGGAGCTCCAAGGTTGTGAGGTTGCAATTGGACGCTCACCACACGCGCCAGCTTGTGGCT GAATGCAAATCAAGAGAAATTAAACTTTGTGGGGCACTTGCAGCAGCTGGAATGATTGCCGCCTGGGCCTCCAAAAACCTACCCAGTTATCAAAAGGAGAAGTATGGTGTGGTAACACTCATTGATTGCCGCTCTCTTCTTGATCCAGTCCTTTCCAGCAACCATCTTG GATTTTATCATTCTGCAATATTGAACACACATGATGTATGTGGAGAAACCCTATGGGATCTAGCAAAGAGAAGTTACATGGCCTTTGCAAATGCCATGAATTGCAACAAGCATTTCTCAGACATGTCTGACCTGAACTACCTAATGTGCAAGGCGATCGAGAACCCTGGTTTGACGCCATCATCATCAATGAGAACTGCTTTGATTTCAGTTTTTGAGGACCCTATCATTGATGAATCAGATGACATTCATAAAGAGATTGGATTAGAGGACTATGTGGGTTGTGCTTCTGCTCATGGTGTCGGCCCATCGATCGCcatattcgacaccataaggaatGGAAAGTTGGATTGTGCTTGTGTATACCCATCACCCCTTCATTCTAGGGAGCAGGTGCAAGAACTAGTGGATCATATGAAGAAAATCCTTGTGGACTCATAA